Part of the uncultured Desulfobacter sp. genome, TCACGCTTTTCTCTGCGGCAATTTTTAAGGAACAATTGACACCGTTAAAGATTACAGGGCTAATCTTATCCGTTTCCGGGGCAACGATCATTATCACAGGCGGAAATATAGCACAGATTTTTAAAACCGGAATCGGCCGGGGGGAGATGGCCATTTTCGGTTGTGTCGTCTCCTGGGTCAGCTATTCGCTGCTCGGCAGGCCCCTTACCAGCCGGTTCTCCCCGCTGGCAAGTGTGTGTTACGCTTCACTGGCAGGCACCTTGATGCTTTTTTTCCCGGCAGTATCAAAGGGGTTATTTGCAGCCCTGTCCGGATACGGGGCTGTTGAATGGGGCAGTCTTTTTTATCTGGGATTTTTTGGCACCGTGCTGGGTTTCTACTGGTATTACCAGGGGATCAAAGCGATCGGGCCCGCAAAATCCAGTGTATTTATTAATTTCGTACCGGTTTCTGCGCTGATT contains:
- a CDS encoding DMT family transporter encodes the protein MTYLKLLLTAFFWGGTFIAGKGLAGHVHPFCAAFLRFTIASFFLVILVIRQEGRLPKIDGRDALLIFLSGLTGIFAYNLFFFSGLTMINANRAALIIASNPIFITLFSAAIFKEQLTPLKITGLILSVSGATIIITGGNIAQIFKTGIGRGEMAIFGCVVSWVSYSLLGRPLTSRFSPLASVCYASLAGTLMLFFPAVSKGLFAALSGYGAVEWGSLFYLGFFGTVLGFYWYYQGIKAIGPAKSSVFINFVPVSALILSYLILDESVTKEILAGACLVVTGVYTTNIAGFRRKKRIDTT